From one Plasmodium malariae genome assembly, chromosome: 12 genomic stretch:
- the PmUG01_12076900 gene encoding conserved Plasmodium protein, unknown function, with translation MEVLRRGELFKPRIKRSRSIIEREEGNKEHDNNNQIVLYGNSFKNSSLCYAWNAYFDKNKIKKNIMVCCDLNKICDDILKGVEDNSFTMKTFSFLLIGVCNIYKKKVYFIGQDYEFLKRKIMSLYKNKDQDSNELIRGKDAKRRKVGKDNDNQNSNKKRLNRTSLNIKRGSIGLNELIPTGIDDFTGRKSRFSVNADEISITGTQNNNYNDIFNENEMNNQILMDISNFNYHNFDNENGNYSGTYSGNYDDNYSGNYNDNYNDNYNDNYNDSYNDSYNDSYNGNYSTQHVMEKVLEGSYVSRNSIPMNNFDGLHLNRALSESILPMDNLNVDNSILNNVIPKNMFSNFENSLNEKSMGGEYNNLELNPLNRSNIFSSMNLYNNVENNNAINKEYSNVNNMNIQNDYTNVMSGQLSGIYRYDSNNNANNSNNANNSKNAHNANNSNNSNNNNNSNNNNNSNNNNNNNNNNNNNEDVHNDNNAFHHPFSYVNGQEKENNIYGGSMINHNNTGLANSLNGFMNTSRDFQNASYDHMASINNYNNNNSSNCNRNANNFVSPFHNMHSSGNNRKDLYNLNPFMSMYSMNNNINNNNHNNINNNINNVDNMNTYGYFSQRIQNNFGDLDAMSNVMVGSMFSPQKKKNMTRKNDYLNFLNYETYQNFDYFDQKDDDAFIKKLNTLLGLDDNEEEEKDKERMVNVGEGNTAKGVSSPVNGDDNNNNRNKSTDDGKEKDGKDNPNSSSNDVDKNNQIILNEEEDKRRELSASNGNENHQIVKKRKLEKHIIDKNYIIKDSVIREMLKNESVNYKYFLIDSINKEINEKIQKEYPAFQYFFLQTNNNDKIKPQLKLEINFGYDSCDYEKKKKALENYLSYSVNNKSYLYENKNVFEHFNMKKCLDNIDEHMISSENDIMTNNFLSFEDGREEGTMRSDMMNFEEVREQINIIPFDSQNMNTDEYKNRFSVDPLLSQNDQLDLNLNDLNFKDDDMDYRIHLESQMSKSLIMYKDDEDSINKSNDLQSINFLSDRLNDKLDAEFNCPSLDISVNSNQDFSNIFSKDNESSLLEDRNLEVNINLNQDFDLIAKELLEVYKSLSTKVNYIFFDLITKNRKSKDEISILFYITLHLANLGYIHMMQKPVLPDQLDYYEENFSRPILIQYIVQEKNN, from the coding sequence ATGGAAGTATTAAGAAGGGGTGAATTATTTAAACCAAGAATTAAAAGAAGCAGGAGCATAATTGAAAGAGAAGAAGGTAATAAGGAacatgataataataatcaaaTAGTGCTTTATGGAAATTCTTTTAAGAACAGTTCGTTGTGTTATGCATGGAATGCATATTTTGATAAGAacaagattaaaaaaaatattatggtGTGTTGCgatttaaacaaaatttgtgatgatatattaaaaggaGTAGAAGATAATAGTTTTACTATGAAaacattttcctttttacttattggagtatgtaatatatacaagaaAAAGGTGTATTTTATTGGTCAAGActatgaatttttaaaaagaaagataaTGTCTttgtacaaaaataaagatcAGGATTCGAATGAATTGATAAGAGGAAAAGATgctaaaagaagaaaagtaGGAAAAGATAATGATAATCAAAactcaaataaaaaaaggctAAATAGGACGTctcttaatataaaaaggggATCAATAGgtttaaatgaattaatacCAACAGGAATTGATGATTTCACGGGTAGAAAATCACGTTTTTCGGTAAATGCTGATGAAATAAGTATAACTGGAACTCAGAATAACaattataatgatatatttaatgaaaacgAAATGAACAACCAGATACTTATGGAcatttcaaattttaattatcataattttgaTAATGAGAATGGCAATTATAGTGGCACCTACAGTGGTAATTATGACGATAATTATAGCGGTAATTATAACGATAATTACAACGATAATTACAACGATAATTACAACGATAGTTACAACGATAGTTACAACGATAGTTACAATGGTAATTATAGTACTCAGCATGTCATGGAAAAGGTGCTAGAAGGATCTTACGTTTCTAGAAATAGTATTCCAATGAACAATTTTGATGGGTTACATTTGAATAGAGCATTATCTGAATCCATTCTTCCAATGGACAACCTGAATGTAGATAATTCAATATTGAATAATGTGATTCCAAAGAATATGTTTTccaattttgaaaattctTTAAATGAAAAGAGCATGGGAGGGGAATACAATAATTTAGAATTGAATCCGTTGAACAggagtaatattttttcatccaTGAACCTTTACAATAATGTGGAAAATAATAACGCTATTAATAAGGAATATtctaatgtaaataatatgaatatccAAAATGACTACACAAATGTGATGAGCGGGCAACTATCAggtatatatagatatgatagcaataataatgCCAATAATTCGAATAATGctaataattctaaaaatgCGCATAATGctaacaatagtaataatagtaataataataataatagtaataataataataatagtaataataataataataataataataataataataataatgaggATGTGCATAATGACAATAATGCGTTTCATCATCCCTTCAGCTATGTGAACGGtcaggaaaaggaaaataatatatacggAGGAAGTATGataaatcataataatacTGGTTTAGCAAACAGTTTGAATGGTTTTATGAACACATCGCGAGATTTTCAAAATGCGTCATATGATCATATGGCATCCATAAAtaactataataataataacagtagtaATTGTAACCGAAATGCAAATAACTTTGTGTCTCCCTTTCATAACATGCACAGTTCAGGAAACAATAGAAAAgatttgtataatttaaacCCGTTCATGAGCATGTATTCAATGAACAACAACATTAACAACAATAATCACAACAACATTAAcaacaatattaataatgtagATAATATGAACACTTATGGGTACTTTTCACAAAGGATACAAAACAACTTTGGTGATTTAGATGCCATGAGTAATGTTATGGTGGGAAGTATGTTCAGCCctcagaagaaaaaaaatatgacaaGGAAAAATGactatttgaattttttaaattatgagaCATATCAGAACTTTGATTATTTTGATCAGAAGGATGACGACGCGTTCATTAAGAAGTTGAACACATTGCTAGGATTAGATGATAACGAAGAAGAGGAGAAGGATAAAGAGCGCATGGTTAATGTAGGAGAAGGTAATACTGCAAAGGGGGTTTCTAGTCCAGTCAATGGGGatgacaataataataacagaaaTAAGTCAACCGACGATGGGAAAGAAAAGGACGGAAAAGATAATCCAAATTCGTCGAGCAATGATGtggataaaaataatcaaataaTTCTGAACGAAGAAGAAGATAAAAGAAGAGAACTTTCCGCTTCAAATGGAAATGAAAACCAtcaaatagtaaaaaaacggaaattagaaaaacatataatagacaaaaattatataataaaagattcAGTTATTAGAGAGATgctaaaaaatgaaagtgtaaattataagtactttttaattgattctataaacaaagaaataaatgaaaaaattcaaaagGAGTATCCAGCATTtcaatatttctttttacagacaaataataatgataaaataaaaccaCAACTTAAATTGGAAATAAATTTTGGATATGATTCATGTGattatgagaaaaaaaagaaggcacttgaaaattatttaagctACTCAGTAAATAACAAATcgtatttatatgaaaataaaaatgtgtttgagcattttaatatgaaaaaatgtttAGATAATATTGATGAACATATGATATCTAGTGAGAATGATATCATGACGAATAATTTCTTATCCTTTGAAGACGGACGTGAAGAAGGGACAATGAGAAGTGATATGATGAATTTTGAGGAAGTGAGAGAACAGATAAATATAATCCCATTCGATTCACAAAATATGAATAcagatgaatataaaaataggtTTAGTGTAGATCCATTATTATCTCAAAATGATCAACTAGATTTGAATCTGAATGACTTAAATTTTAAGGATGATGATATGGATTATAGGATACATTTAGAAAGTCAGATGTCGAAAAGCTTGATTATGTATAAAGACGATGAGgatagtattaataaaagtaatgaTTTACAgagtattaattttttaagtgaTAGACTGAACGACAAATTAGACGCAGAATTCAACTGCCCTTCTTTGGATATATCTGTTAACTCTAATCAagatttttctaatatttttagtaaaGACAATGAAAGTTCATTACTAGAAGACAGAAATTTAGAAGTGAATATTAATCTGAACCAAGATTTTGATTTGATTGCAAAAGAGTTATTAGAGGTCTATAAAAGTTTATCAACAAaagttaattatatattcttcgatctaattacaaaaaatagaaaatcaAAGGATGAAatttctattttgttttatatcaCCTTACATTTGGCTAATTTGGGCTACATACATATGATGCAAAAACCTGTTCTTCCTGACCAGCTAGATTATTATGAGGAAAATTTTTCGAGACCCATACTGATACAGTACATTGTTCAGGAGAAGAATAACTGA
- the PmUG01_12077000 gene encoding conserved Plasmodium protein, unknown function, with the protein MSDDDFFQDKGSCSLQYIKCKTSTKIDDILKRRRDKKIKEEEEEEEQGNYSRGGTLLKFQKNENTGVIFNIGKGNNNDGKSINEDRRSGSRSGSRSSSNNGASNGSKIGSRNGSSNGSISEHRESSEKHCTNKDGKKLLSFNNSNKYEMKEYSSKGNSFKRTYNKYYSDKSIYEHKNVNNYSKQCYSNIYNKDEGKTIGNYSQDGKHYNTMDDIRTSAVDNDTLHDKMLKKEVKSCNNISTFQIANSKLMHVNSLGNLRDYENNRSGSGYLKNVYEEKEEDVNIYLKNNLNVLKTPSTELILNRIKSNDDRDYKKGDNCPKDYDVDDDDDDSKDGLFTNLNKIYLNDVDINKTPTKSFSRSYFEYLKFETAGKMNMSELETPANLKDEKEEDTTNTPFITYYLAGKTVNSQVSEEGKNEGDGLRGNPYDIEKMCTTNKETENVSSSYLLNHSNTYDRKSLKHYDLQKKVDIIRGGGEPFKDNEKIISNEKFLACAGDNNDNDNDNDTRNNNHVACNRDLCDGDIFNKTFSCSKKYNFIKTKEEYEAMLKDKETTNGLHVHASSRKILSNNYNKNSNKSSNNVSGSGNDVSFTDKYFSFNPYNIMNTKSFKADFFKESKGSNKGSIEFAPKCKSELLCYGVQDKMDSEEVWKGIQPLNSGKVNHHSKFNEENNVKIDGIYSFSFNTKKPNDEVSHDSIYRDTTLVSETLRKRANIDDLSKALTTTRSYSDRNMKDSRVKIYRNSGTDANTMGDSNPFNDLKGGGNYTDAPGKENDEKNGVENGEENGEEKYDQWYSDKIRNVEQCISESKKYIFKKENITNDGSALDKGEQPQPVGVEDVFLAVSAGNCENIHNMYHRSNGRIDKNGMNAIGSFDANVVNVGFDRNYDGYNHLKESGERKFYSNNYEKVLSKSRYCDDLGNVINNPQEKKNMTIDISRINKGIHYVNMHVKDDKDIIQQVDVHGGDNKIYKKGSNDSVENEYAIYNNGMNDNYCLNMHDELNLKGKRIFSVNEVGSMNSNINCNYHSINNYNNNNNNNNNNNNNSATIDHSIQNVMNEHKDGKIPPYNIASYNNAGYNTASVDKKEGLSNICNMCNINKEVDDAKIINFCNVCVGGKEAYSCINKNLTNELCETADFGCKENSDTYEFRNDDNTIRIISGNSSGSRNSSINNNYNNNNHNRNNHNNNNHNNNNHNNNNHNNNNHNNHNNHNNNNHNNNNHNNYHLQNGEMVNGNNLRQCWFDYMNRNINNISADDIKSMLFHNNTQSVKKENGALPIHVFSKDGNDEALNEFIIQQIKGSVSDVIEKMLNSKQKNVLQKINDIGVERNRNANESFSILHGDTSGRGEERYNLTSCTNCPSDENDHFEGEREQEQRKGMQQRIRKRVQKENEQSKDEETICTSTNKLKCGNSDGNNEDNNGLNNRSDGKSKGISSPTDEEKVETECSYNQWGKVDYANAPIEGGEIVKKEENIDISNDNMVKFNDEDYQEINKLNNHLKMSKVSKRIEIKKDELENKYINWKNILYNCIDIIYYLTNENNKKNNKMNSLLSEINNINEYEKKIEYLNKENEKLRVEIVQKNETIKMKDIKERTNLNNKITEQLKKITSYEKDINIYKNKINKLNNKIIFKDNEVEKVTKQYHAILDEIEKCKKDANNVVKKMLNKKSTNLMDKQCLDISKYYEIQISTLNKEVKSLRDLVKSEAKEKIILTKRVKLLELRCGTKKGEKAGHNSGRSGRSESRGSERSGSSKSNRSDTSSNNIRRRTKCSGCNISDKEDEVQSRKKGTVKKKPPGDEDCAKLSSEERSLKKNKSERGISSSYAEKKGDEKNYDLIEEGKYKRMYQNLVEELNEMKKDFENQNMLHAKKIEQLEQHQEIQNIKNQLNASEKIVEVYQNIFRENVNYIKNDNLHKIVYNNETIDEFSSHGAKKNSYINVSTCAKDSCNLTNTENVNSSTNVNTNINGNMNTNRNNYDYLSECNNLFIQNTGIKINGKSYYHNLTNSSGSELTKKVSHLYNDTSKLLNLPYDISSSLVNAVNNNGKVIENNNYLNDFVKMYIENTPMDELLCDFKNDINELKKQNKTKQNNYEKIFDNNSMKVLFNNLMNYEKVQLINIFVDICSDLKTDNIFVIVQFVKFLSFIVYRQFPLFTSFYYDVASIVSTNSAKFDECINIIKKWKSCYINGQKYHIFRRNVLLIFQSDLKNVKKSEIDNKCMDIMKTLYRKNLEMSKYSNDSFEKAEYILNKHSKEIISKIIKTYMNLYNIEKISNIISHMNSMNSKLKTQSYFIRSISSCLNLNKTDNFQEIENRIKELAATKGVNEKIKNRINVEEIDEYLAAYTIMGTLKKYLNITLTKDLLPSISKIIQKNKSSL; encoded by the exons ATGAGTGATGATGACTTTTTTCAAGATAAAGGTAGTTGCTCATtgcaatatattaaatgtaaaacaaGTACAAAAATagatgatatattaaaaaggcgaagagataaaaaaattaaagaggAGGAGGAGGAGGAGGAACAGGGCAATTACTCAAGAGGAGGTACCTTATTGAAATTtcagaaaaatgaaaatactggtgtaatatttaatatcGGTAAGGGGAACAACAACGATGGTAAGAGTATAAATGAGGATAGAAGGAGTGGCAGTAGGAGTGGCAGTAGGAGTAGCAGTAATAACGGTGCTAGTAACGGAAGCAAAATAGGTAGTCGTAATGGAAGTAGTAACGGAAGCATTAGCGAACATAGAGAGAGCTCAGAAAAGCACTGTACAAATAAAGATGGTAAGAAGTTGTTATCATTTAACAACTCGAATAAGTACGAAATGAAAGAATATTCTTCTAAGGGCAATAGTTTCAAAAGAACATATAACAAATACTATTCagataaaagtatatatgaacataaaaatgtGAACAATTATTCGAAACAATgttattctaatatatataataaggaTGAAGGCAAAACTATAGGGAATTATTCCCAAGATGGTAAACATTATAATACCATGGACGATATAAGAACAAGTGCTGTAGATAATGATACATTACATGATAAAATGttgaaaaaagaagtaaaaagctgtaataatatatcgaCATTTCAAATTGCAAATAGTAAATTAATGCATGTAAATTCGTTAGGAAATCTACGggattatgaaaataatagaagCGGTAGTGGTTATCTTAAAAACGTGTATGAAGAGAAAGAAGAagatgtaaatatttatttaaaaaacaatcTAAACGTTCTTAAAACCCCTAGCACTGAACTAATTctaaatagaataaaaagtaatgaCGATAGGGACTATAAAAAGGGAGATAACTGCCCAAAAGACTACGATgttgatgatgatgatgatgatagCAAGGATGGGCTTTTTACGAATTTAAACAAGATATACTTAAATGATgtagatataaataaaacaccCACGAAGAGTTTTTCAAGAAgctattttgaatatttaaaattcgAAACAGCGGGAAAAATGAATATGAGCGAGTTAGAAACACCTGCAAATCTAAAAGacgaaaaagaagaagataCTACAAACACTCCGTTTATAACATACTACTTGGCTGGGAAAACTGTGAATAGTCAGGTAAGTGAGGAGGGGAAAAATGAAGGAGATGGATTACGAGGTAACCCTTATGATATCGAAAAGATGTGTACTACCAACAAAGAAACTGAAAATGTGTCTAGTAGTTATCTTTTGAATCATTCTAATACGTATGATAGAAAAAGTTTAAAGCATTACgatttgcaaaaaaaagtagACATCATAAGAGGAGGGGGAGAACCTTTCAAGGACAATGAAAAGATCATTTCCAATGAAAAATTCCTAGCATGTGCTGGAGATAACAACGACAACGACAACGACAACGATACACGAAATAACAATCATGTTGCTTGTAACAGGGATTTATGTGATGgtgatatttttaataaaacgtTTAGTTgttcaaaaaaatacaattttataaaaacgaAAGAGGAATATGAGGCTATGCTTAAAGATAAGGAGACCACAAACGGGCTGCACGTGCATGCAAGCAGTAGGAAAATCCTGTcgaataattataacaagaATAGCAATAAAAGCAGCAATAATGTTAGCGGTAGTGGTAATGATGTCAGTTTTACTGATAAATACTTCTCCTTTAACCcgtataatataatgaatacaAAATCTTTTAAAGCCGATTTTTTTAAGGAGTCAAAGGGTAGTAACAAGGGAAGTATTGAATTTGCTCCTAAATGTAAGAGCGAATTGCTATGTTATGGGGTTCAGGATAAAATGGATTCTGAAGAGGTATGGAAAGGCATTCAACCTTTAAATTCGGGGAAGGTGAACCATCACAGTAAGTTTAATGAAGAGAATAACGTTAAGATAGATGGTATCTATTCATTCTcatttaatacaaaaaaaccTAATGATGAAGTGAGTCACGATAGTATTTATAGAGATACAACATTAGTCAGTGAAACCTTGAGGAAACGAGCGAATATCGATGATCTGAGTAAAGCTCTTACTACGACTAGAAGTTACAGTGATAGAAATATGAAGGACTCTCGTGTTAAGATATACAGAAATTCAGGCACAGATGCTAACACTATGGGTGACTCTAACCCCTTTAATGATTTAAAGGGGGGTGGAAATTATACAGATGCTCCTGGCAaagaaaatgatgaaaaaaatggtGTAGAAAATGGAGAAGAAAATggagaagaaaaatatgatcAGTGGTACAGTGACAAAATAAGGAACGTAGAACAGTGCATTAgtgaaagtaaaaaatatatatttaaaaaagaaaacatcaCGAATGATGGAAGTGCATTAGATAAGGGGGAACAACCTCAACCAGTAGGTGTGGAGGATGTATTCCTTGCAGTAAGCGCAGGGAATTGTGAGAATATCCACAATATGTACCATAGGAGCAACGGAAGGATCGACAAGAACGGCATGAATGCCATTGGCAGCTTCGATGCGAACGTTGTCAATGTTGGATTTGACCGAAACTATGACGGGTATAATCACCTAAAGGAGAGTGGAGAAAGGAAATTCTATTcgaataattatgaaaaggTTCTAAGTAAGAGTCGATATTGTGACGATCTAGGAAACGTGATAAATAATCCacaagagaaaaaaaatatgaccATAGATATTAGTAGAATTAATAAAGGAATTCATTACGTGAATATGCATGTAAAGGATGACAAGGACATTATTCAACAAGTGGATGTACATGGAGgagataataaaatatataaaaaaggatcGAACGATTCTGTAGAGAATGAATATGCCATATATAATAACGGAATGAATGATAACTATTGCTTAAATATGCATGATGAGTTAAacttaaaaggaaaaaggataTTTTCAGTAAATGAGGTAGGCAGTATGAACAGTAACATAAACTGTAATTATCatagtattaataattataataataataataataataataataataataataataatagtgcTACTATCGATCATTCAATTCAAAATGTGATGAACGAACACAAGGATGGTAAAATACCCCCTTATAATATTGCTAGCTATAATAATGCTGGTTATAATACTGCTAGTGTAGACAAGAAAGAGGGTTTgagtaatatatgtaatatgtgtaatataaataaagaagtaGATGATGCAAAAATAATCAATTTTTGCAATGTTTGTGTAGGAGGAAAAGAAGCTTACTCatgtataaacaaaaatCTTACAAACGAGTTATGCGAAACAGCAGATTTTGGATGCAAGGAAAACAGTGACACATATGAATTCAGAAATGATGATAACACCATTAGAATAATAAGTGGTAATAGTAGTGGTAGTCGAAACAGCAGTATCAAcaacaattataataataataatcataatcgtaataatcataataataataatcataataataataatcataataataataatcataataataataatcataataatcataataatcataataataataatcataataataataatcataataattacCATTTGCAGAACGGTGAGATGGTCAATGGAAATAATTTAAGGCAGTGCTGGTTTGATTACAtgaatagaaatattaataacataaGTGCGGatgatataaaaagtatGCTCTTTCATAATAATACTCAAAGCGTGAAGAAAGAAAATGGCGCATTACCAATTCACGTTTTTTCGAAAGACGGAAATGATGAAGctttaaatgaatttatCATTCAACAGATAAAGGGTAGCGTAAGTGATGTTATTGAAAAGATGCTCAACAGTAAACAGAAAAATGTGTTACAGAAAATAAATGACATAGGTGTAGAGAGGAACAGAAATGCAAACGAATCTTTCTCAATACTTCATGGTGATACCAGCGGAAGAGGAGAAGAAAGGTATAACCTTACCAGTTGCACTAATTGTCCAAGTGATGAAAACGACCATTTTGAAGGGGAGCGTGAGCAGGAGCAGCGGAAGGGGATGCAGCAGAGGATACGGAAGAGGGTACAGAAGGAGAACGAACAAAGCAAGGATGAAGAGACAATATGTACAAGTACTAATAAACTAAAATGTGGAAACAGTGACGGTAACAATGAAGATAATAATGGACTTAATAACAGAAGTGATGGTAAGAGCAAAGGGATTTCTTCCCCGACAGACGAAGAAAAAGTAGAAACAGAATGCTCATATAATCAGTGGGGAAAAGTAGATTACGCAAATGCGCCTATAGAGGGAGGAGAAATAGTGAAGAAGGAGGAAAATATAGACATATCAAATGACAACATGGTAAAGTTTAATGATGAGGACTATCAAGAAATTAATAAACTAAATAACCACCTAAAAATGAGCAAGGTGAGTAAAAGAATTGAAATTAAGAAGGACGAATTagagaataaatatattaattggaagaatatattatacaactgcattgatataatatactatttaacaaatgagaataataaaaagaataataaaatgaatagcTTATTAAgcgaaataaataatattaatgaatatgaaaagaaaatcgaatatttaaacaaagaaaatgaaaaactaaGAGTCGAAatagtacaaaaaaatgaaacaataaaaatgaaggaTATTAAAGAGAGAACAAATCTGAACAACAAAATAACAGaacagttaaaaaaaattacaagttatgaaaaagatataaatatatataaaaataaaataaacaaattaaataacaagataatatttaaagataACGAAGTTGAAAAGGTAACAAAACAGTACCATGCTATTTTGgatgaaatagaaaaatgcaaaaaagatGCGAACAATGTTGTGAAGAAAATGTTAAATAAGAAGAGCACCAATTTAATGGATAAGCAATGTTTGGACATTTccaaatattatgaaattcAAATTAGTACTCTTAACAAAGAGGTTAAAAGTTTGAGGGACCTTGTCAAAAGTGAGGCAAAggagaaaattatattgacTAAAAGAGTTAAGTTATTGGAGCTGAGGTGTGGAACTAAGAAGGGGGAAAAGGCGGGGCATAACTCCGGCAGAAGTGGAAGAAGTGAAAGTAGAGGAAGTGAAAGAAGCGGAAGCAGTAAAAGCAACAGAAGTGATACAAGTAGCAACAACATAAGAAGACGCACTAAGTGTAGCGGATGTAATATTAGTGACAAGGAGGATGAAGTGCAAAGtaggaaaaaaggaacagTGAAGAAGAAGCCTCCAGGGGATGAAGATTGCGCCAAGTTATCAAGCGAAGAAAGAAgtttaaaaaagaacaaaagcGAGAGAGGGATAAGCAGCAGTTACGCAGAAAAAAAGggagatgaaaaaaattatgatctGATAGAGGAAGGTAAGTACAAAAGGATGTATCAGAATTTAGTGGAAGAATtgaatgaaatgaaaaaagattTTGAGAATCAGAATATGTTACATGcgaaaaaaattgaacagTTGGAACAACATCAAGagatacaaaatattaagaatCAATTAAATGCATCTGAAAAGATTGTTGAAGTgtatcaaaatatattcagAGAAAATgtgaattatataaagaatgaTAATTTGCATAAAATagtttataataatgaaacaaTTGATGAGTTCTCGTCCCATGGCGCAAAAAAGAATAGCTATATCAACGTAAGCACCTGTGCAAAAGATAGCTGTAATTTAACAAATACTGAAAATGTGAACAGTAGCACAAATGtgaatacaaatataaacgGAAATATGAACACAAACAGGAATAACTACGATTATTTGAGTGAATGTAATAACCTGTTTATTCAAAATACGggtattaaaataaatggcAAGTCATATTACCACAATTTAACAAATTCCAGTGGGTCAGAATTAACAAAGAAGGTGTCTCATCTGTATAATGATACTAGCAAACTTCTTAATCTCCCCTATGATATAAGTAGTAGCCTAGTGAACGCTGTTAACAATAATGGTAAAgtaatagaaaataataattacctAAAtgattttgtaaaaatgtacatagaGAATACCCCAATGGATGAATTGCTTTGcgattttaaaaatgatataaacgaattaaaaaaacaaaataaaacaaaacaaaacaattatgaaaaaatttttgacaATAATAGTATGAAGGTGCTGTTCAACAATTTAATGAATTATGAAAAAGTTCaactaattaatatatttgtagaTATTTGTAGTGATTTAAAAACTGACAACATATTTGTTATAGTTCAGTTTGTGAAATTTTTATCCTTTATTGTGTATAGACAGTTCCCCTTATTcacttcattttattatgatgTTGCCTCAATCGTTTCAACAAATTCTGCAAAATTTGatgaatgtataaatattataaaaaagtggaaaagttgttatataaatggtcaaaaatatcatatttttagaagaaatgttttattaattttccaatccgatttaaaaaatgttaaaaaaagtgAGATAGACAATAAATGCATGGATATTATGAAAACCCTTTATCGAAAGAACTTGGAAATGTCCAAGTACTCCAAT GATTCGTTTGAAAAGGCGGAATATATACTAAACAAACAttcaaaagaaattattagtaaaattataaaaacgtACATGAACCTTTACAACATAGAAAAGATCAGCAACATCATTTCGCACATGAATTCCATGAACTCAAAG CTAAAAACACAgtcttattttattagatCCATATCGTCTTGTTTAAATTTGAATAAAACGGATAATTTTCAGGag ATTGAAAATAGAATAAAGGAATTAGCGGCGACAAAGGGAGttaacgaaaaaataaagaacag AATAAACGTAGAAGAAATCGACGAATATTTGGCCGCTTACACAATCATGGGTACCCTAAAGAAATACTTGAACATTACGCTTACTAAGGATCTTTTGCCGTCTATATCAAAAATCAttcagaaaaataaatcatccTTATGA